A genomic region of Ictidomys tridecemlineatus isolate mIctTri1 chromosome 10, mIctTri1.hap1, whole genome shotgun sequence contains the following coding sequences:
- the Gpr161 gene encoding G-protein coupled receptor 161 isoform X2 encodes MVYPMKITGNRAVLALVYVWLHSLVGCLPPLFGWSSVEFDEFKWMCVAAWHREPGYTAFWQIWCALFPFLVMLVCYGFIFRVARVKARKVHCGTVVILEEDAGRSGRKNSSTSTSSSGSRRSAFQGVAYSANQCKALVTILVVIGAFMVTWGPYMVVITSEALWGKNYVSPALETWATWLSFTSAVCHPLIYGLWNKTVRKELLGMCCGDRYYREPFVQRQRTSRLFSISNRITDLGLSPHLTALMAGGQPLGHSSSTGDTGFSCSRDSGTDVMLLEDCASEDTPPAHCTCPPKRRSSVTFEDEVEQIKEAARNSVLHVKAEVHKSLDSYAASLARAIEAEAKINLFGEEALPGVLFSARTVPGAGPGGRRGSRALASQRLQLQSIEEGNILAAEER; translated from the exons ATGGTGTACCCCATGAAGATCACGGGCAACAGGGCCGTGCTGGCGCTGGTCTACGTCTGGCTGCACTCCCTGGTGGGCTGCCTGCCCCCGCTGTTCGGGTGGTCGTCGGTGGAGTTTGATGAGTTCAAGTGGATGTGCGTGGCCGCCTGGCACCGGGAGCCCGGCTACACTGCCTTCTGGCAGATCTGGTGCGCACTGTTCCCCTTCCTGGTCATGCTGGTGTGCTACGGCTTCATCTTCCGCGTGGCCAGGGTCAAGGCGCGCAAGGTGCACTGTGGCACGGTGGTCATCCTGGAGGAGGACGCCGGCAGGAGCGGAAGGAAGAACTCCAGCACCTCCACCTCGTCCTCGGGCAGCAGGAGGAGCGCCTTCCAGGGAGTGGCCTACTCGGCCAACCAGTGCAAGGCCCTCGTCACCATCCTGGTGGTCATCGGTGCCTTCATGGTCACCTGGGGCCCCTACATGGTGGTCATCACCTCCGAGGCCCTCTGGGGGAAGAATTACgtctccccagccctggagacctGGGCCACCTGGCTGTCCTTCACCAGTGCCGTCTGCCACCCGCTGATCTATGGGCTCTGGAACAAGACTGTCCGCAAGGAGCTCCTGGGCATGTGCTGTGGGGACCGCTACTACCGGGAGCCCTTCGTCCAGCGGCAGAGGACCTCCAGGCTCTTCAGCATTTCCAACAGGATCACAG ACCTGGGCCTGTCCCCGCACCTCACGGCCCTCATGGCAGGAGGCCAGCCCCTGGGACACAGCAGCAGCACGGGCGACACTGGCTTCAGCTGCTCCCGGGACTCGG GGACAGACGTGATGCTGCTGGAAGACTGTGCCTCTGAGGACACCCCGCCCGCCCACTGCACCTGCCCGCCCAAGAGGAGGAGCTCGGTGACATTTGAGGATGAAGTGGAGCAAATCAAAG AAGCTGCCCGGAACTCTGTCCTCCATGTGAAAGCCGAAGTACACAAGTCCTTGGACAGCTATGCAGCCAGCTTGGCTAGAGCCATTGAGGCTGAGGCCAAAATCAACTTATTCGGGGAGGAGGCTTTGCCGGGTGTCTTATTCTCAGCACGAACTGTCCCAGGGGCTGGCCCCGGGGGTCGCCGAGGCAGCAGGGCTCTTGCGAGTCAGCGGCTGCAGCTGCAGAGCATTGAAGAGGGGAACATTTTAGCTGCAGAAGAGAGATGA
- the Gpr161 gene encoding G-protein coupled receptor 161 isoform X1 — protein MSLNSSLGHRKELSDLPAEESGPGGSGVPEFVAIVVIAVFVCLGNLVVVVTLYKKSYLLTLSNKFVFSLTLSNFLLSVLVLPFVVTSSVRREWIFGVVWCNFSALLYLLISSASMLTLGVIAIDRYYAVLYPMVYPMKITGNRAVLALVYVWLHSLVGCLPPLFGWSSVEFDEFKWMCVAAWHREPGYTAFWQIWCALFPFLVMLVCYGFIFRVARVKARKVHCGTVVILEEDAGRSGRKNSSTSTSSSGSRRSAFQGVAYSANQCKALVTILVVIGAFMVTWGPYMVVITSEALWGKNYVSPALETWATWLSFTSAVCHPLIYGLWNKTVRKELLGMCCGDRYYREPFVQRQRTSRLFSISNRITDLGLSPHLTALMAGGQPLGHSSSTGDTGFSCSRDSGTDVMLLEDCASEDTPPAHCTCPPKRRSSVTFEDEVEQIKEAARNSVLHVKAEVHKSLDSYAASLARAIEAEAKINLFGEEALPGVLFSARTVPGAGPGGRRGSRALASQRLQLQSIEEGNILAAEER, from the exons ATGAGCCTCAACTCCTCCCTCGGCCACAGGAAGGAGCTGAGCGACCTCCCCGCGGAGGAGAGCGGGCCCGGGGGCAGCGGTGTCCCCGAGTTCGTGGCCATCGTGGTCATCGCCGTGTTCGTCTGCCTGGGCAACCTGGTGGTGGTGGTCACCCTGTACAAGAAGTCCTACCTCCTCACCCTCAGCAACAAGTTCGTCTTCAGCCTGACGCTGTCCAACTTCCTGCTGTCGGTGCTGGTGCTGCCCTTCGTGGTGACCAGCTCCGTCCGCAGGGAATGGATCTTCGGGGTCGTGTGGTGCAACTTCTCCGCCCTGCTGTACCTGCTCATCAGCTCGGCCAGCATGCTCACCCTCGGGGTCATCGCCATCGACCG CTATTATGCCGTCCTGTACCCCATGGTGTACCCCATGAAGATCACGGGCAACAGGGCCGTGCTGGCGCTGGTCTACGTCTGGCTGCACTCCCTGGTGGGCTGCCTGCCCCCGCTGTTCGGGTGGTCGTCGGTGGAGTTTGATGAGTTCAAGTGGATGTGCGTGGCCGCCTGGCACCGGGAGCCCGGCTACACTGCCTTCTGGCAGATCTGGTGCGCACTGTTCCCCTTCCTGGTCATGCTGGTGTGCTACGGCTTCATCTTCCGCGTGGCCAGGGTCAAGGCGCGCAAGGTGCACTGTGGCACGGTGGTCATCCTGGAGGAGGACGCCGGCAGGAGCGGAAGGAAGAACTCCAGCACCTCCACCTCGTCCTCGGGCAGCAGGAGGAGCGCCTTCCAGGGAGTGGCCTACTCGGCCAACCAGTGCAAGGCCCTCGTCACCATCCTGGTGGTCATCGGTGCCTTCATGGTCACCTGGGGCCCCTACATGGTGGTCATCACCTCCGAGGCCCTCTGGGGGAAGAATTACgtctccccagccctggagacctGGGCCACCTGGCTGTCCTTCACCAGTGCCGTCTGCCACCCGCTGATCTATGGGCTCTGGAACAAGACTGTCCGCAAGGAGCTCCTGGGCATGTGCTGTGGGGACCGCTACTACCGGGAGCCCTTCGTCCAGCGGCAGAGGACCTCCAGGCTCTTCAGCATTTCCAACAGGATCACAG ACCTGGGCCTGTCCCCGCACCTCACGGCCCTCATGGCAGGAGGCCAGCCCCTGGGACACAGCAGCAGCACGGGCGACACTGGCTTCAGCTGCTCCCGGGACTCGG GGACAGACGTGATGCTGCTGGAAGACTGTGCCTCTGAGGACACCCCGCCCGCCCACTGCACCTGCCCGCCCAAGAGGAGGAGCTCGGTGACATTTGAGGATGAAGTGGAGCAAATCAAAG AAGCTGCCCGGAACTCTGTCCTCCATGTGAAAGCCGAAGTACACAAGTCCTTGGACAGCTATGCAGCCAGCTTGGCTAGAGCCATTGAGGCTGAGGCCAAAATCAACTTATTCGGGGAGGAGGCTTTGCCGGGTGTCTTATTCTCAGCACGAACTGTCCCAGGGGCTGGCCCCGGGGGTCGCCGAGGCAGCAGGGCTCTTGCGAGTCAGCGGCTGCAGCTGCAGAGCATTGAAGAGGGGAACATTTTAGCTGCAGAAGAGAGATGA